A single region of the Mugil cephalus isolate CIBA_MC_2020 chromosome 4, CIBA_Mcephalus_1.1, whole genome shotgun sequence genome encodes:
- the ptpra gene encoding receptor-type tyrosine-protein phosphatase alpha: MPTSLLQGRMGVCPLILLLCVALGASAQDYVPITGPTNITAKPTGRSSFNLTVTHAPAPTGPPTTPSPAVIPTTTITTTTTTTTTTPAATTSPAGEGDLQPAGRNATLRVLPVPSPVPPASTDAPQTRPSTEPSAPVNPTEDHNPTTASASTEAKPTHIPKDTTNPDELTSHSTPSGDTQSDDMPIIAVMVALSSLLVIIFIIIILYMLRFKKYKQAGSHSNSFRLTNGRSDDTEFQSVPLLARSPSTNRKYPPLPVDKLEEEMNRRMADDNKLFREEFNALPVCPIQASCDAASKEENKEKNRYVNILPYDHSRVHLLSLEGVPDSDYINASFINGYQEKNKFIAAQGPKEETVNDFWRMIWEQNTVTIVMVTNLKERKECKCAQYWPDQGCWTYGNIRVSVEDTMVLVDYTIRKFCIQQVGDVSGKKPQRLITQFHFTSWPDFGVPFTPIGMLKFLKKVKACNPQFAGAIVVHCSAGVGRTGTFIVIDAMLDMMISERKVDVFGFVTRIRAQRSQMVQTDMQYVFIFQALLEHYLYGDTELEVTSLESHLAKLYAPSPGAGCSGLEAEFKKLTSIKIQNDKMRTGNLPVNMKKNRVLQIIPYEFNRVIIPVKRGEENTDYVNASFIDGYRQKDAYMASQGPLQHTIEDFWRMIWEWRSCSIVMLTELEERGQEKCAQYWPSDGAVVYGDISIEIKREEESESYTVRDLLVTNNRENKARAVRQFHFHGWPEVGIPADGKGMINIIAAVQKQQQQSGNHPITVHCSAGAGRTGTFCALSTVLERVKAEGILDVFQTVKSLRLQRPHMVQTLEQYEFCYKVVQEYIDAFSDYANFK, from the exons ATGCCAACTTCGCTTCTTCAG GGCAGAATGGGTGTGTGTCCCCTGatcctgctgctctgtgtcGCCCTCGGGGCCTCAGCCCAGGATTATGTCCCCATCACAG GTCCTACAAATATCACAGCCAAACCCACAGGCCGATCTTCTTTCAACTTAACAGTTACACATGCGCCAGCTCCCACGGGCCCACCCACAACGCCCTCCCCGGCCGTCATCCCGACGACGacgataacaacaacaacaacaacaacaacaacaacaccggCTGCGACCACAAGCCCAGCTGGTGAAGGGGACTTGCAGCCGGCTGGTCGCAATGCCACGCTGAGGGTGTTACCGGTCCCTTCCCCCGTGCCTCCGGCTTCGACCGATGCCCCTCAGACGCGGCCGAGCACGGAGCCTTCCGCTCCTGTCAACCCGACGGAGGACCATAACCCAACCACGGCCTCAGCTTCTACAGAGGCTAAACCCACCCATATCCCTAAAGATACCACAAACCCGGATGAGTTAACCTCGCACAGCACTCCAAGTG GCGACACCCAGTCGGATGACATGCCAATCATAGCCGTGATGGTGGCGCTGTCCTCCCTGCTggtcatcatcttcatcatcatcatcctctacATGCTCAG GTTTAAGAAGTACAAGCAAGCAGGAAGCCACTCCAACTCCTTCAGACTGACCAACGGTCGATCAGATGAtacag AATTTCAGAGCGTGCCGCTATTGGCTCGCTCCCCCAGCACAAACAGGAAATACCCTCCCCTTCCCGTCGACAAACTGGAGGAAGAAATGAACCGGCGCATGGCTGATGACAACAAGCTCTTCAGAGAGGAGTTTAAT GCACTGCCAGTGTGTCCCATCCAGGCATCATGCGACGCCGCATCCAAGGAagagaataaagaaaagaaCCGATATGTGAACATCCTGCCAT ATGATCACTCCAGGGTGCATCTCTTGTCTCTGGAGGGAGTCCCCGACTCGGATTACATTAATGCCTCCTTTATAAAC GGTTACCAAGAGAAGAATAAGTTTATTGCAGCTCAAG GGCCAAAGGAGGAAACAGTAAATGACTTCTGGAGGATGATATGGGAGCAGAACACAGTCACCATTGTCATGGTGACCAAtctgaaggaaagaaaagag tGCAAGTGTGCCCAGTACTGGCCGGACCAGGGCTGTTGGACATACGGGAACATTCGAGTATCTGTAGAAGACACAATGGTTCTGGTGGACTACACCATCCGCAAGTTCTGCATCCAACAG GTGGGAGACGTCTCTGGGAAGAAGCCTCAAAGACTTATCACCCAGTTCCACTTTACCAGCTGGCCAGACTTCGGGGTGCCCTTCACTCCTATTGGCATGCTGAAGTTCCTGAAGAAAGTCAAGGCCTGCAACCCACAGTTTGCTGGGGCCATTGTTGTTCACTGCAG CGCGGGCGTGGGGAGGACAGGTACCTTCATCGTGATCGATGCCATGTTAGACATGATGATCTCGGAGAGGAAGGTGGACGTGTTTGGCTTTGTTACCAGGATAAGAGCTCAGCGCAGTCAGATGGTGCAGACAGAT ATGCAGTACGTCTTCATCTTCCAGGCGTTGTTAGAGCACTACCTGTACGGTGACACAGAACTAGAGGTGACCTCTCTGGAGTCCCACTTGGCTAAACTCTATGCCCCCTCACCTGGAGCTGGCTGCAGTGGCCTGGAGGCAGAATTCAAG AAACTGACATCCATCAAGATTCAGAATGACAAGATGAGAACAGGCAACCTGCCCGTCAACATGAAGAAGAACAGGGTTCTCCAGATCATTCCAT ATGAGTTCAACAGAGTGATCATTCCAGTGAAACGCGGAGAGGAGAACACGGACTACGTCAATGCCTCTTTCATTGAT GGCTACCGTCAGAAGGACGCATACATGGCGAGCCAAGGTCCCCTGCAGCACACCATAGAGGACTTCTGGAGGATGATCTGGGAGTGGAGGAGCTGCTCCATAGTCATGCTCACTGAGCTGGAGGAAAGagggcag GAAAAGTGTGCTCAGTATTGGCCCAGTGATGGAGCAGTGGTCTACGGGGACATCTCCATAGAGAttaaaagggaggaggagagcgagagCTACACAGTGCGTGACCTTCTAGTCACAAACAACAGG GAGAACAAGGCCCGAGCGGTGCGTCAGTTCCATTTCCACGGCTGGCCAGAGGTGGGCATCCCCGCGGACGGTAAAGGCATGATCAACATAATCGCTGCAgtgcagaaacagcagcagcagtctggcAACCACCCCATCACGGTGCACTGCAG tgctGGTGCCGGCCGAACGGGGACTTTCTGTGCGTTGAGTACAGTTCTAGAGAGGGTGAAGGCGGAAGGCATCCTGGATGTCTTCCAGACGGTGAAGAGCCTCAGACTGCAGAGACCCCACATGGTGCAGACACTG